The following coding sequences lie in one Psychrobacter arenosus genomic window:
- the era gene encoding GTPase Era, with product MKDLNSNQDAALEQADTANTTAVEAAEGIVATDNVDINVNNDVDNDGELVESFAAIDDFFANNTALPNADTFKSGYVAIVGRPNVGKSTLMNHLLGQKLSITSRKPQTTRHRIHGILTNHEMQAVFVDTPGIHKNEVRAINERMNKAAVSALVDVDLVLFVVDADQWREDDLLTLQKLGETNLTVVLVINKADTLKDKGSVLPLIEDFSESFDFADIVPVSALKNQNLDRLQEVIAKHLPVGTPIYDSEQITDRSERFLASEIIREKIMRSAGDEVPYDLTVQIDGFKDEAAHNDPKTGRRRKACTFIDATIYVERDGQKAIVIGDKGQRIKQVGMDARKDMEQLFDKKIMLTLWVKVKKGWSDDERALTSLGY from the coding sequence ATGAAAGATTTAAATTCTAATCAAGATGCTGCTCTTGAGCAGGCAGATACTGCTAATACTACCGCTGTAGAAGCAGCAGAGGGTATTGTGGCTACTGATAATGTGGATATCAATGTTAATAATGATGTTGATAATGATGGCGAGTTAGTAGAAAGTTTTGCTGCTATCGATGATTTCTTCGCTAACAATACTGCTTTGCCGAATGCCGATACCTTTAAGTCGGGTTACGTGGCCATTGTCGGCCGTCCGAATGTCGGTAAATCTACCTTAATGAACCATTTATTAGGGCAAAAGCTGTCAATTACTTCGCGTAAGCCGCAGACGACCCGCCATCGTATTCATGGTATTTTGACCAATCATGAGATGCAGGCGGTGTTTGTTGATACCCCTGGTATCCATAAAAATGAAGTGCGGGCTATTAATGAGCGCATGAATAAAGCGGCGGTATCCGCTTTAGTCGATGTTGATTTAGTATTGTTCGTAGTCGATGCGGATCAATGGCGTGAAGATGATTTACTGACTTTACAAAAGCTTGGCGAGACCAATCTAACTGTAGTCCTAGTCATTAATAAAGCCGATACCCTTAAAGATAAAGGCAGCGTATTGCCATTAATTGAAGACTTTAGTGAAAGCTTTGATTTTGCCGATATCGTTCCCGTTTCTGCCCTTAAAAATCAAAACTTGGATCGTTTGCAAGAAGTGATTGCTAAGCACTTACCTGTAGGCACTCCTATCTATGACAGTGAGCAAATTACGGATCGTTCTGAGCGCTTTTTAGCGAGTGAGATTATTCGTGAAAAGATTATGCGCAGTGCAGGGGATGAGGTTCCTTACGATCTGACAGTACAGATTGATGGCTTTAAAGATGAAGCAGCTCACAATGACCCTAAGACCGGCCGCAGACGCAAAGCCTGTACTTTTATTGATGCGACTATTTATGTTGAGCGCGATGGTCAAAAAGCCATCGTTATCGGTGATAAAGGCCAACGTATCAAGCAAGTTGGTATGGATGCGCGTAAAGATATGGAGCAACTGTTCGACAAGAAAATTATGTTAACTCTATGGGTTAAAGTCAAAAAAGGCTGGTCAGATGACGAGCGTGCTTTAACCAGTCTGGGATATTAA
- the rnc gene encoding ribonuclease III, whose protein sequence is MKPAKSLQTSLDTSIALAAAEPVSAEFLQRLAILMRSLGYQFRSPALPKLALTHRSFDSKKNYERLEFLGDALLGMIVGEALYHRYPLENEGRLTRMRATLVRQECLVTIAKSLGLSDHLILGVGERKGGGRHRASILADAVESLIGAIYLDSQSMDTVRNCVLAWYGDMINNVNDQKVLKDAKSRLQEWLQGQQIDLPTYDLIETRGNAPNQIFVVKCHVDIPECADITESGESRRIAEQKAAELMVAQLNKLTRFIKKR, encoded by the coding sequence ATGAAGCCTGCAAAATCTTTACAGACGTCTCTTGATACTTCTATCGCGCTTGCAGCAGCTGAGCCGGTAAGTGCAGAATTTTTACAAAGACTGGCTATTTTAATGCGCAGTTTAGGCTATCAGTTTCGCTCACCAGCCTTGCCTAAACTGGCTTTGACTCACCGCTCTTTTGACAGTAAAAAGAATTATGAACGTCTAGAGTTTTTAGGGGATGCTTTACTAGGCATGATTGTTGGTGAAGCACTATACCATCGTTATCCTTTAGAAAACGAAGGACGCTTAACCCGTATGCGCGCCACTCTAGTCAGACAAGAGTGTTTGGTAACGATTGCTAAGTCGTTAGGTTTAAGTGATCATTTGATTTTAGGGGTGGGGGAGCGTAAAGGTGGGGGTCGTCATCGCGCTTCTATCTTAGCGGATGCCGTTGAGTCGCTCATAGGGGCGATTTACTTAGACAGTCAGAGTATGGACACCGTGCGTAACTGCGTTTTAGCTTGGTACGGTGATATGATTAATAATGTTAATGACCAAAAAGTGCTTAAAGACGCGAAAAGTCGCTTGCAAGAATGGCTACAAGGTCAACAGATTGACTTGCCTACTTATGATTTGATAGAAACTCGTGGCAATGCGCCGAATCAAATTTTTGTAGTTAAATGTCATGTTGATATACCAGAATGCGCTGATATTACTGAGTCTGGAGAGAGTCGCCGTATTGCTGAACAAAAAGCGGCTGAGCTCATGGTGGCGCAATTAAATAAGCTAACTCGCTTTATTAAAAAGCGTTAA
- a CDS encoding DUF4845 domain-containing protein, translated as MYSPKNSLPNGQYGASASGVIIFILVFITAVKLLLAIVPAQISNYQMSKLIAIELEKANSQNKTAAEFMSSLGKQLDINGSYDAKVEDIITFNNQKVGQLAVHKKYSETHNFFGNVDIVNRFEDDIPAVEDAK; from the coding sequence ATGTATTCACCGAAAAATAGTTTGCCTAATGGTCAATATGGTGCCAGTGCTAGTGGCGTTATCATTTTTATTTTAGTCTTTATTACTGCGGTCAAACTATTATTAGCCATTGTTCCTGCACAGATTAGTAATTACCAAATGTCTAAGTTGATTGCTATTGAGCTTGAAAAAGCAAATAGTCAAAATAAAACTGCAGCGGAATTTATGAGTTCTTTGGGTAAACAGCTTGATATTAATGGTAGTTATGATGCTAAAGTAGAAGACATCATTACTTTTAATAATCAAAAAGTAGGTCAGCTTGCTGTTCACAAGAAATATAGTGAAACCCATAACTTCTTTGGTAATGTAGATATTGTAAATAGGTTTGAAGATGATATTCCTGCTGTAGAAGACGCTAAATAA
- the lepB gene encoding signal peptidase I has protein sequence MDFDFNLILVPLTLALGLVWLLDKLVWKQRRTKGRGKESTLVRWAYDFFPVLAVVLIVRSFLIEPFNIPSSSMVPTLYTGDFIAVNKFAYGVRLPLTYNKVLDTGSPEHGDVMVFRYPENPSIYYIKRVIGLPGDTVSYDKGTLAINGQPLDTQLVDFAADETLTTQLVPAGPRPTGEVVSNEEAIAAGQEEEDHADYYQEVQGNHKHLVRYLEDFNSAQYAPFLQAESPNVVTSAGTQWEIKVPKSQYFVMGDNRDRSADGRYWGFVPEDNLAGKAVYIWMHKAPGLKLPSFSRNGTIN, from the coding sequence ATGGATTTTGATTTTAATTTAATATTGGTACCATTGACGTTGGCCTTGGGTCTGGTGTGGTTGCTAGATAAATTGGTTTGGAAGCAGCGCCGCACGAAGGGTCGAGGTAAAGAAAGCACCTTAGTCCGCTGGGCTTATGATTTTTTCCCGGTATTGGCTGTAGTGCTTATTGTCCGCTCTTTTTTGATTGAGCCGTTCAATATTCCATCTTCTTCCATGGTGCCAACACTTTATACTGGTGATTTTATCGCGGTAAATAAGTTTGCTTATGGCGTGCGCCTGCCGTTGACTTATAATAAGGTGTTAGATACGGGCAGTCCTGAACACGGCGATGTGATGGTCTTCCGTTATCCTGAAAACCCTAGCATCTACTATATTAAGCGCGTGATTGGTTTGCCGGGTGATACTGTCAGCTATGACAAGGGCACTTTAGCTATTAACGGCCAACCTTTGGACACCCAGCTAGTTGATTTTGCTGCTGATGAAACTCTAACCACCCAATTGGTTCCTGCGGGTCCAAGACCAACAGGCGAAGTCGTTTCAAATGAAGAGGCTATAGCAGCGGGTCAAGAAGAGGAAGATCATGCGGATTACTATCAAGAGGTGCAAGGTAATCATAAGCATCTAGTGCGTTATTTAGAGGATTTTAATAGCGCCCAATACGCTCCTTTTTTACAGGCGGAATCGCCTAATGTTGTTACCTCTGCCGGCACACAATGGGAAATTAAAGTCCCTAAAAGCCAGTACTTTGTCATGGGCGATAACCGAGACCGCAGTGCGGATGGTCGTTATTGGGGCTTTGTCCCTGAAGATAACTTAGCGGGTAAGGCGGTATATATCTGGATGCATAAAGCGCCGGGCTTGAAACTGCCTAGTTTCTCTAGAAATGGGACTATTAATTAA